From the genome of Phycicoccus duodecadis:
CGAGAAGCCGTACTCGCAGTCGAAGCTGGCCACCGCCTTGCTCATCCAGTTGATGTTGAGCTCGCCCGGCAGGCCGCCGGCCGCGGTCATGACGTAGTCCTTCTCCGTCGCCGACCGGTGCACGGCCCCGACCACCTGCGCGTAGCTGAGCGGCGCGACCCCGTCGTCGGCCACCCGACCCGCGACCCGGGCCTCGAGGCGCTCGCGGAGGGTGACCCCGGCGGCGGTCCACGCCTCGGGCGCCGTCCACGAGCCCAGCAGGCCCGAGAGCTCGACCAGGCTCTCGCGGGCGTCACCGACGACGGGGAGGCTGCGGTGCTTGGTCGCGTCGAAGCGGGCGGTGTTGAGCCCGATGAGGCGCGCCTGCGCGTCGAAGAGGGTCCACGACCCGGTGACGAAGTCGTTCAGCCGGGTCCCGACGGCGAGGACGACGTCGGCGCGGGCGCAGGCCTCGTTGGTCTCGTCGGCCCCCGTGACGCCGATCGGGCCCGTGTAGCGGGGGTGGTCGGCCAGGAGGGAGGACTTGCCGGCCACGGTCTCGACGACGGGGATGCCGTGCCGCAGCGCGAAGTCCGCGAGCTCGGCCTCCGCCAGGGAGTAGTGGACCCCTCCCCCGGCGACGAGGACCGGGCGCTCGGCCGCGGCGAGGAGCTCGGCGGCCCGGGCCAGCTCGCTGCTGGCGGCCCGGGGGCGGGGCACGGTGTGCACGACCTCGTCGAAGAAGCTGCTCGGGTAGTCGAAGGCCGTGGCGGCGACGTCCTGGGGCAGGCCGAGGAACACCGGGCCGCAGTCGGACGGGTCGAGGAGGGTCCGGACGACCTGCGGGAGGGAGCTGAGGAGCTGGGCCGGGTGGGTGATGCGGTCCCAGTAGCGGACGACCGGGCGGAAGCTGTCGTTGACCGTCGTCGTCGGGTCCCCGAAGTGCTCGACCTGCTGCAGGACGGGGTCGGGCAGCCGCGAGGCGAAGGCGTCACCGGAGATGAACAGCGCCGGGATGCGGTTCGCCATCGCCACCCCCGCGGCCGTGACCATGTTGGTCGCGCCCGGGCCGATCGAGCTCGTGGCCACCATGACCTGGCGCCGGCGGGTGGCCTTGCCGAAGGCGACCGCGGCCAGGCCCATGCCCTGCTCGGTCTGGGCGCGCCAGACCGGGATCTCGTCACGGTGCTGCTCCAGGGCGTGACCCAGGCTCGTGACGTTGCCGTGGCCGAAGATGGCGAACACGCCGGGGAAGAGGGGCACCTCCTGCTCGTCGACGACGGTCCGCTGGGCGACCAGGAAGCGCACCAGCGCCTCGGCCGTGGTGATCCGGACGGTGCTCATCGGGTCGTCTCCTTCAGGTCGGTGACCGGCTGCCAGCCGCGGGAGGCCCACGAGTCGATGAGGGCCTGCTGCACGCTGACGACGTCGACCGCCTCCGCGAACCCGGGGCTGAAGTCGGCGCCGGTGGCGAGCGCCTCGAGGAAGGCGTGGTCCTGGATGGCGATGAGGTCCTCGAAGCCGATGCTGTTGGCCTGGCCGGGGACGAACGCGCCGTGGTACGGGAAGCGCTCGCCGCCGTAGACGGTCGTGTAGCCCGAGTTCGGGGAGTCCGTCACCAGGTAGAGCTCGAGCTCGTTGATCCGCTCGTGGTTCCAGCTGAGCGAGCCCTTGGTCCCGTAGACCTCGAAGGCGTTCTGGCTCTCGGGGCCCACGACGGTGCGGCTGGCCTCGAAGGTGCCGGTGGCCCCACCGGCGAAGCGGCACAGCATGGAGGCGAAGTCCTCGTTCTCGACCTCGCCCGTGGGGTCCTCGGGCGAGCCGACCCCGTAGTGGCTCGCGGCCCCCGTGGGGAGGGGACGCCGCGGGATCGTGGTGTTGGCCATCCCCACGACCTCGCTCACCGGACCCACGAGGAACTGGGCCAGCGCGACCGAGTGGCTGAGGATGTCGCTCGTCACGCCGTAGCCGGCCTGGTCCAGGAAGAAGCGCCAGGTGAGCAGCCCGAGCGGGTCGCTGCCGTACATCGACAGGAAGCGGCCCCGGTAGTGGGTGATCTCGCCGAGCGCACCACTGGCGATCAGATGGCGGGCGTGGAGCACGAGGGGCGACCACAGGTAGCAGTAGCCGACGCCGGTGGCCACGCCGCTGGCGCGGGCCAGGCGCAGCGCCTCGACGGCGTGCTCGGGCTTGCCCCCGATCGGCTTCTCGCTGAAGACCGCCTTGCCGGCGGCGGTCGCCGCCTCGATCATCGGCAGGTGCAGGGCGTTGGGCGCGGTGACCCAGACGGCGTCGACGTCGTCGGCCGCCACCGCCTCGCGCCAGTCCTCGACCGCGCGCTCGAAGCCGAAGTCCTCGACGGCCTGCTGCCGGCGCTGCGCGACCGGGTCGGCGCACACCACGAGGCGCGGGTCGTAGGAACGGTCGGGGAAGTGGGTCGGGATGCGCCGGGCCGAGCGCGAGTGCGCCTGGCCCATCCAGCCGAGCCCGAGCACGGCGATCCGGATCTGCTTCTTCATCGCGCCACCCGCCCGTCGGCCGAGGTCATCGGGAGCCGGGGGTCCTGGCCGGCCTCGCCCCAGGTGTCGCGGATCCAGTGGTGGTCCGGGTCGTCGCAGAAGCCCATCGTGCGCTCCGCTCCCGGGCCCGCGAGCACGTTGAGGAAGTACATGGGGTACTCGGGCTGTGCGGTGGACGGCCCGTGGTACCCCTGCGGCACCAGGTAGACGTCGCCGTCGAGCACGGTGACGGTCTCGTCGGACGAGCCGTCGACGGTGTAGACCCGGAACAGGCCCTGCC
Proteins encoded in this window:
- the iolD gene encoding 3D-(3,5/4)-trihydroxycyclohexane-1,2-dione acylhydrolase (decyclizing) — its product is MSTVRITTAEALVRFLVAQRTVVDEQEVPLFPGVFAIFGHGNVTSLGHALEQHRDEIPVWRAQTEQGMGLAAVAFGKATRRRQVMVATSSIGPGATNMVTAAGVAMANRIPALFISGDAFASRLPDPVLQQVEHFGDPTTTVNDSFRPVVRYWDRITHPAQLLSSLPQVVRTLLDPSDCGPVFLGLPQDVAATAFDYPSSFFDEVVHTVPRPRAASSELARAAELLAAAERPVLVAGGGVHYSLAEAELADFALRHGIPVVETVAGKSSLLADHPRYTGPIGVTGADETNEACARADVVLAVGTRLNDFVTGSWTLFDAQARLIGLNTARFDATKHRSLPVVGDARESLVELSGLLGSWTAPEAWTAAGVTLRERLEARVAGRVADDGVAPLSYAQVVGAVHRSATEKDYVMTAAGGLPGELNINWMSKAVASFDCEYGFSCMGYETAGAWGAAMARPEGEVYCLVGDGSYLMLNSEIYSSVLSGKKFVLVVCDNAGFAVIERLQRNQGGNSYNNMLRDSLGPNSDVRVDFVAHAASLGARTARAGSIAELEAALEQARGHDRTSVVVVDVRESDWTEGNLFWQVGVPEVSDLGSVRDARVASDDGLTAQRRGV
- a CDS encoding Gfo/Idh/MocA family protein encodes the protein MKKQIRIAVLGLGWMGQAHSRSARRIPTHFPDRSYDPRLVVCADPVAQRRQQAVEDFGFERAVEDWREAVAADDVDAVWVTAPNALHLPMIEAATAAGKAVFSEKPIGGKPEHAVEALRLARASGVATGVGYCYLWSPLVLHARHLIASGALGEITHYRGRFLSMYGSDPLGLLTWRFFLDQAGYGVTSDILSHSVALAQFLVGPVSEVVGMANTTIPRRPLPTGAASHYGVGSPEDPTGEVENEDFASMLCRFAGGATGTFEASRTVVGPESQNAFEVYGTKGSLSWNHERINELELYLVTDSPNSGYTTVYGGERFPYHGAFVPGQANSIGFEDLIAIQDHAFLEALATGADFSPGFAEAVDVVSVQQALIDSWASRGWQPVTDLKETTR